In the Anaerolineae bacterium genome, one interval contains:
- a CDS encoding YbaK/EbsC family protein: MHPTAQKVVAVAQALGLNITVKEFAVPTRTADDAARAIGCAPAQIVKSLLFVVDGRPTLALVSGPNRLDEKKLAALCGVGRKKVKRGDADTVRAATGFAIGGVPPFGHQTRLPVYIDQDFWQFNVIWAAAGTPNAVFAVSPDDLARVTAGVAADLKAEE, encoded by the coding sequence ATGCATCCAACTGCCCAAAAAGTGGTTGCTGTGGCCCAAGCGTTGGGGTTAAATATTACCGTTAAAGAGTTTGCCGTTCCTACCCGCACGGCGGACGACGCGGCCCGGGCCATTGGTTGTGCCCCGGCCCAGATTGTCAAATCTTTGTTGTTTGTGGTTGACGGCCGGCCAACCCTGGCCCTGGTCAGCGGCCCTAACCGGCTGGACGAAAAGAAGCTGGCGGCTCTGTGCGGCGTGGGCCGGAAAAAAGTGAAACGAGGCGATGCGGACACGGTGCGGGCGGCCACCGGCTTTGCCATTGGCGGCGTGCCCCCCTTTGGTCATCAAACCAGGCTGCCCGTTTACATTGACCAGGACTTCTGGCAATTCAACGTTATCTGGGCCGCGGCCGGCACGCCCAACGCCGTTTTCGCCGTTTCGCCGGATGATCTGGCGCGGGTCACGGCAGGCGTGGCTGCGGATTTGAAGGCGGAGGAATAA
- a CDS encoding citramalate synthase produces the protein MTTQILLYDTTLRDGTQGEGVSLSCHDKLKIARKLDEFGVHYIEGGWPGSNPKDAEFFARQHELNLKHAKIAAFGSTRYKGTTCDADANIQALVAANTPVVTLVGKGWNLHVHHVLETTLEENLAMISESVRYFKERAKEVIFDAEHFFDGYKADPEYAMLTLQAAMQSGADCLVLCETNGGATPWEIEEITKRVAERFPQAQLGIHAHNDIELGVANSLAGVRGGAAHVQGTINGYGERVGNANLISVIPNLQLKMGYRCVGPEQLATLTQLSRYVDELANMAPNTRQAFVGHSAFAHKGGIHMAAIRKIEESYQHMDPTLVGNEKRNLISELSGRGNILHKAEELGLDTSRDEAKQVLEQVKELENQGYTFEGASASIDIMLRRVANGYQPLFEVVDFMVITENRQGRGLFTEATVKIKVGNEVRHTVAEGNGPVNALNVALRRALYQDFPQLRNLHLTDYKVRILDSDSGTAAHTRVMIDFHDDASGHIWTTVGAHTNIIEASWRALIDSMEYALLNNKRMG, from the coding sequence ATGACAACTCAAATACTTTTGTACGATACCACCCTGCGGGATGGCACCCAGGGTGAAGGGGTTTCCCTATCTTGCCATGATAAATTAAAAATTGCCCGAAAGTTGGACGAGTTTGGCGTTCACTACATCGAAGGCGGCTGGCCCGGTTCCAATCCCAAAGACGCCGAATTTTTTGCGCGGCAACATGAGTTAAATTTAAAGCATGCTAAAATTGCCGCCTTTGGCAGCACTCGCTATAAAGGCACCACTTGCGATGCCGACGCCAACATCCAGGCCCTGGTTGCCGCCAACACCCCGGTGGTCACCCTGGTGGGCAAAGGCTGGAATTTGCACGTGCATCACGTGTTGGAGACAACGCTGGAAGAAAACCTGGCCATGATTTCCGAAAGCGTGCGGTATTTCAAAGAGCGGGCTAAAGAAGTTATTTTTGACGCCGAGCACTTCTTTGACGGCTACAAGGCCGATCCTGAATACGCCATGCTCACCCTGCAAGCCGCCATGCAAAGCGGCGCCGACTGCCTGGTATTGTGCGAAACAAACGGCGGCGCCACTCCCTGGGAAATTGAGGAAATCACCAAACGGGTGGCCGAACGTTTTCCCCAAGCCCAATTGGGCATCCACGCCCACAACGACATTGAACTGGGCGTGGCCAATAGCCTGGCCGGCGTGCGCGGCGGAGCGGCGCACGTGCAAGGCACCATCAACGGCTACGGCGAGCGAGTAGGCAACGCCAATCTTATTAGCGTTATTCCCAATTTACAGCTCAAAATGGGGTATCGGTGTGTTGGCCCGGAGCAACTGGCCACTTTAACCCAACTCTCCCGCTACGTGGACGAATTAGCCAATATGGCGCCCAATACGCGCCAGGCTTTTGTGGGCCATAGCGCTTTTGCCCATAAGGGCGGCATCCACATGGCCGCTATCCGCAAAATTGAAGAGAGCTACCAGCACATGGATCCCACCCTGGTGGGCAATGAGAAACGCAACCTTATTTCTGAACTTTCCGGCCGGGGCAACATTTTGCACAAAGCCGAAGAGCTGGGCCTGGATACCAGCCGCGACGAGGCAAAGCAGGTGCTGGAACAAGTCAAAGAGCTGGAAAACCAGGGCTATACCTTTGAGGGCGCTTCGGCCTCTATAGACATCATGCTGCGCCGGGTGGCCAACGGTTATCAACCCCTTTTTGAGGTGGTTGACTTTATGGTCATTACCGAAAACCGGCAGGGCCGCGGTCTTTTTACCGAAGCAACGGTAAAAATAAAAGTTGGCAATGAAGTGCGGCACACGGTGGCCGAAGGGAACGGGCCGGTGAATGCCTTGAACGTGGCCCTGCGCCGGGCGCTGTACCAGGATTTTCCGCAGCTCAGAAACCTTCACCTGACCGATTACAAGGTCCGTATTCTTGACAGCGACTCCGGCACCGCCGCCCACACCCGGGTGATGATTGATTTTCACGACGACGCTTCGGGGCATATCTGGACCACGGTGGGCGCTCATACCAACATCATCGAGGCCAGTTGGCGGGCCTTGATTGATAGCATGGAATACGCGCTGCTAAATAACAAAAGGATGGGATAG
- a CDS encoding DUF11 domain-containing protein, with product MNRSLKVIIAVIGAFILLSLALASIISLTPTEVAAAPPAAPPARPANPGSSVYTLYDNLWIPSEDPPAHYEWVEINNSADYAWDLGDPDEENNVSPNFPIGFIFPFYNDFYTQFRVSEKGFIFFEHPNVDVGPGTALPDIIADQTPGGIPNDTDNFIAPFAGDLFGYPGISRVYIRNDTSPRRAIIEFENVVWCCGPYNPRTFQIILYPSGDIDVQYRKITNFSGNLDDGQTVRLGLENLEGTEGDVYNQGLFNDIDAAVPAYLQDSLDVYYNAEFTAPHVIFWPDSERIWDDPGHPINVSANLYLAAPETVTRSFNIMTSSLVVSSILPASTWADNITHTTFVPVFSGTYSATVQFVLTVPVGANFWDVATATFVAESVESPPTTDTFTVVYGPAHRDLQIQKDLNPNIWPASGGAFRYRLIITNTDYNNSDRAAIARSVVVTDLLQTGVAYEDCRRQPYYQSCGGAAATSTVAGGTVFTLTVGDMNIDETRTIYLELRDNGAFRPINNTAHITLTDGIELGDGPNNHDSSAPINAADPQQDLHIEKHYWYNNDYVAAGQSIPFDIDLYNDGSTGHSGNVPVDNVVVVDVLPEDTTFDRAELYYEGPALSPEGSIAPTISGPMSRTLTFTVPKVDNGYWNELHLIVWISIPPTIPVGTYLTNTATVQNGPSATETVIIGSNYIDPFVDKGPTPDYDGNIVQPEPGKSYTYWITYGNRSVLTQATNFIISDTLPASVTLVSASPGDYLTGPFISAVSGQTVISWYTSTLPAGAMGEVMIMVDLDSDVPPGTELANTIVATYTGTFTPSTTDDDTDVFTIEVASDFNGSQKLVNNPTPSAGSEVEYTILISNTGAATTYTVIDTLPPELTYVSSSDPQPATTPPPGTAGGNITWAGSINENSQVELKFRARITETAVTGDVISNTANIATAGGVKINRRVDVTVAGGVFANSSKTVTPNPVARGGQVEYTLTISNSGSAAGAITVTDSLPPSVTLPSAFNPSAGSVTPPGGGSRVFTWTATVGANRSETLRFEVTVSTAVTNGDRIENVAWLETGGVSVSIPLRSTLLIQEVSGGIYLPIIVKQ from the coding sequence ATGAACCGCAGCCTTAAAGTTATCATCGCCGTTATCGGCGCCTTTATCCTGTTGAGCCTGGCCCTGGCCAGCATTATTTCTTTGACCCCCACCGAAGTGGCCGCCGCCCCACCGGCTGCCCCTCCTGCCCGGCCAGCCAATCCAGGCAGCAGCGTATACACCCTCTACGACAACCTGTGGATACCCAGTGAAGACCCGCCGGCCCACTACGAGTGGGTTGAAATCAACAACAGCGCCGATTATGCCTGGGATTTGGGCGACCCTGATGAAGAAAACAACGTCTCTCCCAATTTTCCCATTGGTTTTATCTTCCCTTTTTACAATGATTTTTACACCCAATTTCGGGTGAGCGAAAAAGGCTTTATCTTTTTTGAGCACCCAAATGTAGATGTTGGCCCCGGCACTGCGTTACCTGATATAATTGCCGATCAAACTCCTGGTGGTATTCCCAATGATACGGATAACTTCATTGCCCCCTTCGCCGGCGACCTATTTGGTTATCCCGGCATTTCTCGCGTTTATATCAGAAACGACACCAGCCCCCGGCGCGCCATCATCGAGTTCGAGAATGTAGTCTGGTGTTGCGGGCCGTACAACCCCCGCACGTTTCAAATTATTCTTTATCCCAGCGGCGATATTGACGTGCAATATCGCAAAATCACCAATTTTTCCGGCAACCTGGACGACGGGCAAACCGTGCGGCTGGGGCTGGAAAACCTGGAAGGTACAGAGGGTGATGTTTATAACCAGGGTCTCTTTAACGATATTGATGCCGCCGTGCCGGCCTATTTACAAGACAGCCTGGACGTTTATTACAACGCCGAATTCACCGCTCCCCACGTCATCTTTTGGCCGGATAGCGAGCGCATCTGGGACGACCCCGGCCATCCCATCAATGTCTCGGCCAATCTCTACCTGGCCGCCCCCGAAACCGTCACCCGCAGTTTCAACATCATGACCAGTTCGTTGGTCGTCAGCTCGATTCTGCCCGCAAGTACTTGGGCCGACAACATCACCCATACCACCTTTGTGCCGGTGTTCAGCGGCACGTATAGCGCCACCGTGCAATTTGTGCTGACGGTCCCCGTTGGCGCCAACTTTTGGGACGTAGCCACCGCCACCTTTGTGGCTGAATCTGTTGAATCTCCACCCACTACAGATACCTTTACCGTTGTCTACGGTCCCGCCCACCGCGATCTGCAAATCCAAAAAGACCTCAACCCTAATATCTGGCCAGCCAGCGGCGGCGCCTTCCGCTACCGCCTGATCATTACCAACACCGATTACAACAACAGCGACCGGGCCGCCATCGCCCGCAGCGTGGTGGTGACAGACCTGCTCCAGACGGGTGTGGCTTACGAAGATTGTCGCAGGCAACCCTACTATCAAAGCTGCGGCGGTGCAGCAGCCACCAGCACCGTGGCCGGAGGAACAGTTTTTACCTTGACCGTTGGCGATATGAATATTGATGAAACCCGAACCATCTACCTGGAATTGCGGGATAACGGGGCCTTTCGACCAATCAATAATACCGCCCACATCACCTTGACGGATGGGATTGAATTGGGTGACGGCCCCAATAACCATGACAGCAGCGCCCCCATCAACGCAGCCGACCCACAGCAGGATTTACATATTGAAAAACATTATTGGTACAATAACGATTACGTGGCCGCCGGCCAGTCAATTCCGTTTGACATTGACCTGTACAATGATGGCTCAACCGGCCATTCAGGCAATGTGCCGGTTGATAATGTGGTAGTAGTGGACGTGCTGCCGGAAGACACAACCTTTGACCGGGCAGAATTATACTACGAGGGACCGGCGCTGAGTCCGGAAGGGTCAATAGCGCCCACCATCAGCGGGCCAATGAGCAGAACATTGACCTTCACCGTTCCGAAGGTAGACAACGGCTACTGGAATGAGCTACACCTGATCGTGTGGATCAGTATTCCCCCCACCATCCCGGTTGGCACGTACTTGACCAACACGGCAACCGTTCAAAATGGCCCCTCGGCCACAGAAACCGTGATCATAGGCAGCAATTACATTGACCCCTTTGTGGATAAAGGGCCAACCCCGGACTATGATGGCAATATTGTTCAGCCGGAACCGGGCAAAAGTTACACCTACTGGATCACGTACGGCAATCGCAGCGTGCTCACCCAAGCCACCAACTTCATCATCTCCGATACCCTGCCCGCTTCCGTCACCCTGGTCAGCGCCTCGCCGGGCGATTATTTGACCGGGCCGTTTATCAGCGCCGTTTCCGGGCAAACGGTCATCAGTTGGTATACCTCTACTTTGCCCGCCGGGGCCATGGGGGAAGTCATGATCATGGTTGACCTTGACAGCGACGTGCCCCCCGGCACCGAATTGGCCAATACCATCGTCGCCACTTACACCGGCACTTTTACCCCCTCCACCACCGACGATGACACGGACGTTTTCACTATTGAAGTAGCTTCCGACTTTAACGGCTCCCAGAAATTGGTGAACAATCCCACCCCTTCCGCCGGCAGCGAGGTTGAATATACCATTTTGATCAGCAATACGGGGGCGGCTACTACTTATACGGTTATTGACACGCTGCCGCCAGAGTTGACCTATGTTTCCAGTAGTGACCCACAACCGGCCACGACACCGCCACCGGGTACAGCCGGGGGCAATATTACCTGGGCCGGTTCTATCAATGAAAACAGTCAGGTAGAACTCAAATTTAGGGCCAGGATAACAGAAACGGCTGTAACGGGAGACGTTATCTCCAATACGGCCAATATTGCCACTGCCGGAGGAGTCAAAATCAATCGCCGGGTTGACGTGACCGTGGCCGGGGGCGTTTTTGCCAACTCCAGCAAAACGGTCACTCCCAACCCCGTGGCCAGGGGCGGCCAGGTGGAGTATACCCTTACCATTTCCAACAGCGGCAGCGCTGCTGGCGCCATTACCGTCACCGACTCCCTGCCGCCCTCGGTGACGCTGCCCAGCGCCTTTAACCCCAGCGCCGGCAGTGTGACCCCTCCCGGCGGCGGCAGCCGGGTCTTTACCTGGACGGCCACCGTGGGAGCTAACCGCAGCGAAACCCTGAGGTTTGAGGTGACGGTGTCCACGGCCGTAACCAATGGAGATAGGATTGAGAACGTGGCCTGGCTGGAGACCGGCGGAGTTTCGGTTTCCATCCCGCTGAGATCCACCCTGCTCATCCAGGAGGTATCCGGCGGGATATACCTGCCTATCATCGTCAAGCAGTAG
- the fbaA gene encoding class II fructose-bisphosphate aldolase encodes MPKLKDILAPGVVTGDKVQQLFAVAKKNEFALPAANVVGTESVNGVLESAVKANAPVILQFSNGGGVFFAGKGLSNENQQAAIAGSVSGARHVHEVAALYGARVLLHTDHAARKLLPWIDGLLDAGEEFYKVYGVPLYSMHMLDLSEEPIKDNVETSKRYLERMSKMGMTLEIELGVTGGEEDGVDHTGIDSARLYTQPEEVAYAYEELMKVSDKFTIAAAFGNVHGVYKPGNVHLTPKILLNSNNYVQEKFNTGPKPVSFVFHGGSGSSPEEIREAIAYGVVKMNIDTDLQWAFWDGVHRYYQEKKDYLQGQIGNPEGPDKPNKKMYDPRVWLRKGQESFVDRMLKAFAELNDLNTLELEVA; translated from the coding sequence ATGCCAAAACTCAAAGACATTCTGGCGCCAGGCGTGGTTACTGGCGACAAAGTGCAACAACTCTTTGCCGTTGCCAAAAAGAACGAATTTGCCTTGCCTGCGGCCAACGTGGTGGGCACCGAAAGCGTCAATGGTGTGCTGGAATCGGCGGTTAAGGCCAACGCGCCGGTTATTTTGCAGTTTTCTAACGGCGGCGGCGTTTTTTTTGCCGGTAAAGGGTTGAGTAATGAAAATCAGCAGGCGGCCATTGCTGGATCAGTTTCTGGGGCGCGCCACGTGCACGAAGTGGCCGCGCTTTATGGCGCTCGCGTGCTCTTGCACACCGACCATGCCGCCCGCAAACTGCTGCCCTGGATTGACGGTTTGCTGGACGCCGGCGAAGAATTTTACAAAGTGTATGGCGTGCCGCTGTATAGTATGCACATGCTTGATCTGTCGGAAGAACCCATCAAAGACAATGTCGAAACTTCCAAACGCTACCTGGAACGAATGAGCAAAATGGGCATGACCCTGGAAATTGAACTGGGCGTAACCGGCGGGGAAGAGGATGGGGTGGACCACACCGGCATTGACAGCGCCCGGCTCTACACCCAGCCCGAAGAAGTGGCTTACGCCTACGAAGAGCTGATGAAAGTAAGCGATAAGTTCACCATTGCCGCCGCCTTTGGCAATGTGCACGGTGTTTACAAACCCGGTAACGTTCACCTGACCCCCAAGATTCTGCTTAACTCCAATAATTACGTGCAAGAAAAATTCAACACCGGGCCAAAGCCGGTCAGTTTTGTGTTCCACGGCGGCTCCGGCTCCAGCCCCGAAGAAATCCGCGAAGCTATTGCCTACGGCGTGGTGAAAATGAACATTGACACCGACCTGCAATGGGCTTTCTGGGATGGCGTTCACCGTTATTACCAGGAAAAGAAGGATTATTTGCAAGGCCAGATCGGCAATCCCGAAGGGCCGGATAAGCCCAATAAAAAAATGTACGATCCCCGGGTTTGGCTGCGTAAAGGCCAGGAGTCTTTTGTAGACCGGATGTTAAAAGCCTTTGCCGAACTGAACGACCTCAATACCCTTGAGCTTGAGGTTGCTTGA